The DNA sequence ATGCGCCAAGTATTACCTTTTTTTAGTTTGGCTACATACCTATGTTTATAATTTTCAGGATACTTAAAAGTGAAATAGAAAGGTTTTGATGTTTTAGCCCAAGTTTTAAAAGCATAATACGCACTATTATTAATTGGTGTGTTTTCTGGATTTATAATTACCTGAGCGGTACTATCATTAATTTTTTTTAATCCATTGAGGCGGGCACCATCAAATTCATTAGTTACAAATACCCCTAAATCAGATAATTCATAGGTTTTTTTTAATTGGTATGTAATTGGTTTTGAGCTTGTATCAACAGGCGTTATAAACTCCACAGTTTTAACTCCTGAACAACTTACAACTGTAAAAAATAACACAAAATACAATGCTTTTTTAACCATAATTAACCTCTTTTTTACTTTAATTTAAGATAAATTTAAGACAGGAACTTATTAAACAAGGCATACCAATTATATTTTATTAAAGCATACCAATTATTACGAAGCTAATTATTAGTATTTTAGTGTTTTCAAATATCCTTTGAATTTTTATTAATAATTTCGTCAAATCGCCGTTTTTTTTTCATCAAAAACAAGCAAAAACCAAATTTTAAACATAGGAATTATCAGTCAACTTTTATTAAAAAAACCACAAATATTGAAATATAACATTAAAAATATTTTATTAATTCATGGCTTTGGAGACAAAGAAAATTATCAAAATATTTACATCAATTTATATAAGGCTTTAAAACTTGCCATTGTAAAAAATGCTCTTAAAAGTCATGCTCAACTGCCACCAACTCGTGTTTTAGCAAAAGATATTGGTGTTTCAAGAAGCACCGTAATCAAAGCATACGATTTGTTAGTTTTAGAAAAATATGTGAATACAAAAGTAGGCTCTGGTTATTACGTTAATTCTAGTAAAAGCAAAAAGCTACAGACACCTATTGGTGCTAAATTTGAACTTGGTGACTATCCTAAAATTTCAAAACGAGGACTTGCATTCAAAAGCAATATTCAAATAATAAATAATTATAAATCAAATACAGGTATTGCTTTTAGACCAGGCTTACCGCCTTTAGATATTTTTCCGGTTAGCCAATGGAAAAACTTAGTTAATAATTATTGGAAAACGGTAAAGGCTTCAGAATTATCATACTCACATACAACAGGTATTAACTCTTTAAAGAAAAACATTTCTAATTATTTGAAAATTTATAGAAATATAGATTGCGATCCTAATCAAGTAGTAATTACTACAGGCTCACTTCATTCATTATCTCTAATTGGTGACGCCTTAATTGATAAAAATGACGAAGTAGTTATTGAGAATCCAACCTATCCGTATGCCTACAATTTATTTAATAGCTTAAAATCTAAAATTTGTCCAGCCCCCATAGATAAAGAAGGAATGGAACTTAAAAATCTGAAAGTTTTTAATCCTAAAATCATATACACTACACCTTCAAATCAATACCCTACAGGTGTAAAAATGAGTTTAGAAAGAAGGCTTGAACTTGTAAAATGGGCTTCATCTAAAAACGCAATTATAGTTGAAGACGATTATGATCACGAATTTAGTAATTGGGAAAACCCTATCTCCTCTATTTATAGCTTAGACAAGCAAGAACGTGTTGTGTATTTAGGTACATTCAACAAACTTTTACACCCTTCATTACGATTAGGGTATATGATTGTTCCTCATTATTTATTGGATACAGTAACAGCACTCTACCAACAGTCTAGTAGGTTTGTTAATCCTGCTTCACAAAAAATACTAAGTGCATTTATTGAAAAAGATTACTTAAATAAACACATTAGACATGTTTTAGAAGTATCCTTAGAACGAAAAAGTGTGTTTTTAGATTCTTTTTCTAATCATTTAGAGGAGTACATAGACATTAACAATAAAAATAGCGGCCTCCATATTATTGGGCATTTAGATAAAAATATAAATGACCAAAAATTATCTGATTTTTTAAAAACTAAAGGCATAACCACACACCCTTATAGTTTGTACTTTATTGAAGGCAAAAAAAGGAACGGATTAATTATGGGTTATAGTTCTGTTAATAATAAAACAATCAAAGAAACTATTTTTAAAATGAAAAATGAGGTAGACAATTTTAAAAACTAAAAATCAGCACAAATACATTCATTAAACACAAAATACATACATGAAAAAATTACTATTTATCCTCGCATTATTTCCATTTCTAATTTTTGCGCAACACAACACAGACCTTTCTTATTATCTACCCCAGGATATTACCTATAATACAAACATTCCAACTCCAGAAAGCATTATCGGTCATCAAGTAGGGCAATGGCACATTTCGCACGATAAATTAGTACAGTATATGAATGCCTTGGCCAAATCATCAGACAGAATTACCATAAAAACTATAGGTAAAACTTTTGAAGACAGACCATTACTACTGTTAACCATTACAGCTCCAAAAAACCAAATTAAAATAGAAACCATCAAAAAAGAACACTTAGATGCTACTAATGATGTTTCTAATGTAAATGTTGATAATATGCCCATTGTTGTTTACCAAGGATTTTCAATTCACGGAAATGAGCCTAGTGGCACCAATGCAGCGCTTTTAGCTGCCTATTATTTAGCTGCAGCTGAAAGTAATGATGTTAAAGATTTATTAGAACACACTGTTATTTTATTAGATCCTTCTATGAATCCGGATGGTTTACAACGGTTTGCTTATTGGGCAAACTCTAACAAGAATAAAAACTTAACCTCAGACCCTAACGATAGAGAATATAACGAAGATTGGCCAAAGGGAAGAACCAATCATTATTGGTTTGATTTAAATAGAGATTGGTTAGCTGTACAATTACCTGAATCTAGAGCAAGAATTGAAGCTTTTCAAGAATGGCTACCTAATATTTTAACCGACCATCATGAAATGGGAACAAATGCAACGTTCTTTTTCCAACCAGGTGTACCTGAAAGAGTTCATCCACTTACCTCTAATAAAAATCAAGAAATAACAAAAGGCATATCTAATTATCATGCCAAAGCCTTGGATAAAATTGGATCATTTTATTATACAGAAGAAAGCTATGATGATTTTTATTATGGAAAAGGTTCTGCCTACCCAGATATAAATGGCGGTATTGGAATTTTGTTTGAGCAAGCAAGTTCACGAGGACATGTGCAAGAAAGTTCAAATGGATTACTAACCTTTCCTTTTACCATTAAAAATCAGTTTACAACAGCACTTTCTACCTTAGAAGCGGCAAAAAATATGCGTGTTGAAATATTAAACTATCAGCATAATTTTTATGAAAATGCAAGAAGCGAAGCAGCAAAACAAAAAAAGAATGCTATTGTTTTTGGTGATGAAAAAGATTTTTCTAAAACCTATCATTTAGCAGAAATTCTAAAAAAACAAAATATTACGGTTCATGAATTGAATGCGGATTTTACAGCAGAAGGAAAACACTTCAAAAAAGGCTATAGTTTTATAATACCAAAAAATCAAAAAAATATACGTGTTATTGATGCTATGTTTGAAAAAAGAACGGTTTTTCAAGACAGTATCTTTTATGATGTATCTACCTGGACCTATCCTTTGGCTTTTAATGTAGATTATTCTGAAGGTGCTTATATGGATAAAGCTGGAGATGAAGTTACAAATCTTCAACTGAAAGACGGGGAAGTTTCAGACATTAGTAATTATGGTTATGTTATGGAATGGCATGATTATTACACGCCCAAAGCCCTAAATGCTATTTTAAATAAAGAATTAAGAGCTAAAGTAGCCCTTAAACCATTTAGTCTTAATGGAAAAACATATGACTACGGAACTATTTTAATTCCGGTACAAAACCAAGCATTAGAAAGTAATGAGTTGTATGACTATTTAAAAGAGGTGGCAAAAAACAGCCATGTAGAAATTAATGCCGTATTTACAGGAATTACCCAAGGCATCGATTTAGGAAGTAGATATTTTAAATCACTTGATAAAATAAAGGTGGCATTACTGGTAGGAAGTGGCGTGTCATCCTATGATGCAGGAGAAATATGGCATCTATTTGATCAGAGATACGATATTACAATTACAAAATTAGATGTAAACTCAGTATATGGAGCCGATTTAGAACGTTACAATTCCATAATCATTCCAAGTATGTTATCAAGTGCCTTAAGTGAAAGTGCAACTAAAAAAATAAAAACTTGGGTACAAAACGGAGGAACAGTTATCGGTTATGAAAACACCATTAAGTGGTTTAACAGTAAAGAGTTTGCTAAGTTAGACTTTAAAGACAAAGCTAAAGTGCCTGCTCATAATATAACTTATGAACAGGAATCTGATTTCAAGAAAGCTCAAACTATTAGTGGGGCCATTTTTGAAGCTGAAATAGACAGATCGAACCCTATTAATTTTGGTTATAAAAATAATAAAATAGCCTTATTTAAAAGCACCACACTTTTTTTAGAAGCAGATAGTAGCAGCTATAACAACCCGATAAAGTATACTAAAACCCCTCTTTTAAGTGGATATATTTCAAAACCTAATTTAGAAGTTTTAAAAAGTACTGTTCCTTTTAAGGTGAAAAGTTTAGGAAAAGGAAACGTGGTTTCTTTTACAGACAATACAAATTTTAGAGCCTTTTGGTTTGGAACCAATAAACTTTTAATGAATGCTGTGTTTTTTAGAGATCAACTTTAAAATAAGTCGATGGGGGTCCAATAGTATAAATATGGAAACCACTCAATCTAAAAATTGAATTTGAAATCTTATAACTTTCAACATTACCATAAATAACACAATCATCTTAGCAAAACTTTGGAGTTAACGCCTAAAAACGTAAAGTCAAGGATGACTTAAATTTATAGTATCAAAAAAAACAATGTTAAAATAATATTTATGTTTTATTCAAAACAATTAATCTATTCAATTTGTCTTTTCCTTTTGTTTTTTTCTTGTAAAAAGTCATCAAATGGTACTAAAACTTTGAATTCAGTAACAAAACAACAAGGAGTTTTAGCGCAAAATGCTATAGTCGTTTCCGCAAGAAAAGAAGCTTCTAAAATTGGAGTAGAAATCTTAAAAAAGGGAGGAAATGCTTTTGATGCTATGATTGCAACAGAAATGGCTCTTGCCGTTACCTATCCATGCGCAGGTAATTTAGGCGGGGGCGGATTTATGGTTTATCGAAAAAAAGATGGGGAAACTGGAGCATTAGATTATCGTGAAAAAGCACCAATAGCAGCATCAAAAAACATGTATTTAGATGCTGAAGGTAATCCTAAAAATAAAATGAGTCGCACAGGTGCCATGGCAGTGGGTGTACCAGGAACCATATCAGGAATTTTTGCTGTCCATAAAAAATTTGGCTCTTTACCAATTAAAGACATCCTACAACCTGTTGTAGAATTGGCTAAAAACGGCTATGAAATTACAGAAAAACAAGCCATTCGTTTTAAAAACTCAAAACAAACATTTATTGAAGTAAATGGCGACACCATTCTATATGCACAAAATCATAAAGCCTTAGACACTATTAAAAATCCAGAATTGGCTCATACTTTAGAGCGTATTATAAAAAATGGTCAATCTGAATTTTACAAAGGTGAAACTGCCAAGTTATTAGTAAATCATCTCCAAAAAAAAGGAGGAATCGTAACTATGGAAGATTTGGCAAAATATGAAGCGAAATGGAGAACCCCGATTCGTTTTAGTTACGATAATTTAACGCTCATTTCAATGTCTCCTCCTTCAAGCGGCGGAATTTGTTTAGCTCAAATTATGAAAATGATTGAGCCCTATGAATTATCAGATTACGGGCATAACACCTCAAAATATATTCAAGTAATTGCAGAGGCAGAACGAAGGGCTTATGCAGACCGTAGTTTTTATCTTGGAGATCCTGATTTTGTAGACATACCTACAGACCACTTACTAAGTGAAAGTTATTTAAAAGGACGAATGGATGATTTTAGTTGGGATAAAGCAACATTATCGTCAGAATTAAGTCATGGAAACATTATAAATGTTGAAAGTGATGAAACCACACATTATTCTATAATAGATCAATTCGGAAATGCCATTTCAGTAACTACAACCCTAAATGGAGGGTTTGGCTCAAAATTATATGTTCCAGAACTTGGTTTTTTCCTTAATAATGAAATGGACGATTTTAGCTCAAAACCAGGAACCCCAAACATGTTTGGTTTAACTGGAGCGGAAGCAAACTCAATTGCACCTGAAAAAAGAATGTTAAGCTCTATGACTCCAACTATTGTTGAAAAAAATGGACAATTATGGATGTCAGTTGGTACTCCAGGGGGTTCTACAATAATAACGTCTGTTTTGCAAAGTATTTTAAATGTAAAAGAATTTAATATGTCCATGCAAGAATCTGTGAGTGCACCAAGATTTCACCACCAGTGGTTACCAGACATAGTAAGGTTTGAGAGAAATTCTTTTGATGGAAACATGTTAGACAGTTTGCGTGATAAAGGATACAATGTAGAAGAAAAGGCTTCACGAATTATAGGCAAAGTTGATGGTATTTTGGTTTTATCAAATGGTACTTTAGAAGGAGGCGCCGATCCAAGAGGAGATGATACAGCTATTGGCTTTTAAAAAAACTATTAATAATAAAAAAACAGATAAAATGACACAACTTTTTCATTTAGCAATCCCGGTTCAGAATTTAGAAAATTGTAGAACTTTTTATAGAGATGTTTTACAGTGCACTGAAGGTAGAAGCGATAAAAAATGGGTGGATTTTGACTTCTTCGGTCATCAATTCGTCATTCACCAGAAAGACAATTATCAACCAACCAAATCCATAACAAATCCTGTAGATGGACATGAGGTACCTGTTCCTCACTTTGGAGTGATTTTAGCATGGGAGGATTGGCAAAATTTAGCAAATAGATTAAAAGCCGCAGGTACAGAATTTATAATAGAGCCGACAATTAGGTTTAAAGGAAAAGTTGGGGAACAAGCAACCATGTTTTTTAATGACCCTGAGAATAATGCGCTTGAATTTAAATCTTTTAAAGATATGGCTCAGGTTTTTGCTAAATAATAAAATTATTTTTTCC is a window from the Pseudalgibacter alginicilyticus genome containing:
- the ggt gene encoding gamma-glutamyltransferase, with the translated sequence MFYSKQLIYSICLFLLFFSCKKSSNGTKTLNSVTKQQGVLAQNAIVVSARKEASKIGVEILKKGGNAFDAMIATEMALAVTYPCAGNLGGGGFMVYRKKDGETGALDYREKAPIAASKNMYLDAEGNPKNKMSRTGAMAVGVPGTISGIFAVHKKFGSLPIKDILQPVVELAKNGYEITEKQAIRFKNSKQTFIEVNGDTILYAQNHKALDTIKNPELAHTLERIIKNGQSEFYKGETAKLLVNHLQKKGGIVTMEDLAKYEAKWRTPIRFSYDNLTLISMSPPSSGGICLAQIMKMIEPYELSDYGHNTSKYIQVIAEAERRAYADRSFYLGDPDFVDIPTDHLLSESYLKGRMDDFSWDKATLSSELSHGNIINVESDETTHYSIIDQFGNAISVTTTLNGGFGSKLYVPELGFFLNNEMDDFSSKPGTPNMFGLTGAEANSIAPEKRMLSSMTPTIVEKNGQLWMSVGTPGGSTIITSVLQSILNVKEFNMSMQESVSAPRFHHQWLPDIVRFERNSFDGNMLDSLRDKGYNVEEKASRIIGKVDGILVLSNGTLEGGADPRGDDTAIGF
- a CDS encoding M14 family zinc carboxypeptidase — protein: MKKLLFILALFPFLIFAQHNTDLSYYLPQDITYNTNIPTPESIIGHQVGQWHISHDKLVQYMNALAKSSDRITIKTIGKTFEDRPLLLLTITAPKNQIKIETIKKEHLDATNDVSNVNVDNMPIVVYQGFSIHGNEPSGTNAALLAAYYLAAAESNDVKDLLEHTVILLDPSMNPDGLQRFAYWANSNKNKNLTSDPNDREYNEDWPKGRTNHYWFDLNRDWLAVQLPESRARIEAFQEWLPNILTDHHEMGTNATFFFQPGVPERVHPLTSNKNQEITKGISNYHAKALDKIGSFYYTEESYDDFYYGKGSAYPDINGGIGILFEQASSRGHVQESSNGLLTFPFTIKNQFTTALSTLEAAKNMRVEILNYQHNFYENARSEAAKQKKNAIVFGDEKDFSKTYHLAEILKKQNITVHELNADFTAEGKHFKKGYSFIIPKNQKNIRVIDAMFEKRTVFQDSIFYDVSTWTYPLAFNVDYSEGAYMDKAGDEVTNLQLKDGEVSDISNYGYVMEWHDYYTPKALNAILNKELRAKVALKPFSLNGKTYDYGTILIPVQNQALESNELYDYLKEVAKNSHVEINAVFTGITQGIDLGSRYFKSLDKIKVALLVGSGVSSYDAGEIWHLFDQRYDITITKLDVNSVYGADLERYNSIIIPSMLSSALSESATKKIKTWVQNGGTVIGYENTIKWFNSKEFAKLDFKDKAKVPAHNITYEQESDFKKAQTISGAIFEAEIDRSNPINFGYKNNKIALFKSTTLFLEADSSSYNNPIKYTKTPLLSGYISKPNLEVLKSTVPFKVKSLGKGNVVSFTDNTNFRAFWFGTNKLLMNAVFFRDQL
- a CDS encoding PLP-dependent aminotransferase family protein; translated protein: MKYNIKNILLIHGFGDKENYQNIYINLYKALKLAIVKNALKSHAQLPPTRVLAKDIGVSRSTVIKAYDLLVLEKYVNTKVGSGYYVNSSKSKKLQTPIGAKFELGDYPKISKRGLAFKSNIQIINNYKSNTGIAFRPGLPPLDIFPVSQWKNLVNNYWKTVKASELSYSHTTGINSLKKNISNYLKIYRNIDCDPNQVVITTGSLHSLSLIGDALIDKNDEVVIENPTYPYAYNLFNSLKSKICPAPIDKEGMELKNLKVFNPKIIYTTPSNQYPTGVKMSLERRLELVKWASSKNAIIVEDDYDHEFSNWENPISSIYSLDKQERVVYLGTFNKLLHPSLRLGYMIVPHYLLDTVTALYQQSSRFVNPASQKILSAFIEKDYLNKHIRHVLEVSLERKSVFLDSFSNHLEEYIDINNKNSGLHIIGHLDKNINDQKLSDFLKTKGITTHPYSLYFIEGKKRNGLIMGYSSVNNKTIKETIFKMKNEVDNFKN
- a CDS encoding VOC family protein, which produces MTQLFHLAIPVQNLENCRTFYRDVLQCTEGRSDKKWVDFDFFGHQFVIHQKDNYQPTKSITNPVDGHEVPVPHFGVILAWEDWQNLANRLKAAGTEFIIEPTIRFKGKVGEQATMFFNDPENNALEFKSFKDMAQVFAK